A stretch of Phragmites australis chromosome 12, lpPhrAust1.1, whole genome shotgun sequence DNA encodes these proteins:
- the LOC133887089 gene encoding uncharacterized protein LOC133887089 isoform X2: MLLALIFALLAGAAAFLLFKFATAVDGDLTLVSRGPPRRERVDGKVVWITGASRGIGEVLAVQFASLGAKLILSARNKNELERVKQNIVSKNPDSRVEVLPMDLSCGEESLKEVVHAAESLFSNAGIDYMIHNAAFERPKRGALEETEEGLKATFNVNVFGTITLTRLLVPSMLDRGMGHFVVMSSAAGKVPAPGQALYSASKHALNGFFASLRSEKRVSVERCAELTIVAATHGLKEAWISYQPVLAVMYLVQYMPTIGYWLMDKIGAKRLDAAAKKGNAYSWNLIFGGKKSV, from the exons ATGCTCCTAGCCCTCATCTTCGccctcctcgccggcgccgccgccttcctcctcttcaagTTCGCCACCGCCGTCGATG GGGACTTGACGCTCGTGTCGCGCGGCCCGCCGCGGCGGGAGAGAGTGGACGGCAAG GTCGTGTGGATCACTGGAGCGAGCCGTGGGATTG GGGAGGTTCTTGCAGTGCAGTTTGCCAGTTTAGGAGCAAAGCTGATACTATCTGCACGTAATAAGAACGAGCTTGAGAGAGTGAAACAAAACATCGTCA GCAAGAATCCAGATAGCAGAGTTGAAGTGTTACCCATGGATTTATCATGTGGTGAAGAATCTCTGAAAGAAGTTGTACATGCAGCAGAATCACTGTTTTCCAATGCAGGCATTGACTATATGATCCACAATGCAGCCTTTGAACGCCCA AAAAGAGGAGCTCTGGAAGAAACTGAGGAAGGCCTTAAG GCTACTTTTAATGTCAATGTCTTTGGAACTATTACTCTAACTCGCCTTCTTGTACCTTCCATGCTGGATAGAGGGATGGGCCATTTTGTTGTG ATGAGCAGTGCAGCCGGAAAGGTTCCTGCTCCTGGTCAGGCCCTTTACTCTGCCTCCAAACATGCTCTGAACGGATTCTTTGCTTCGCTGCGTTCTGAG AAACGTGTTTCGGTGGAAAGATGTGCTGAACTGACGATTGTTGCGGCAACTCATGGACTGAAAGAAGCATGGATATCATATCAG CCTGTGCTGGCTGTTATGTACTTGGTGCAATACATGCCAACAATTGGTTACTGGCTTATGGACAAG ATTGGTGCAAAACGGCTGGACGCGGCCGCAAAGAAAGGCAACGCCTATAGTTGGAACCtcatttttggtggcaagaAGTCAGTGTGA
- the LOC133887089 gene encoding uncharacterized protein LOC133887089 isoform X1 — MLLALIFALLAGAAAFLLFKFATAVDGDLTLVSRGPPRRERVDGKVVWITGASRGIGEVLAVQFASLGAKLILSARNKNELERVKQNIVSKNPDSRVEVLPMDLSCGEESLKEVVHAAESLFSNAGIDYMIHNAAFERPKRGALEETEEGLKATFNVNVFGTITLTRLLVPSMLDRGMGHFVVMSSAAGKVPAPGQALYSASKHALNGFFASLRSELCTKGIKVTVVCPGPIETPQSSGVASSSQRHSSEKRVSVERCAELTIVAATHGLKEAWISYQPVLAVMYLVQYMPTIGYWLMDKIGAKRLDAAAKKGNAYSWNLIFGGKKSV, encoded by the exons ATGCTCCTAGCCCTCATCTTCGccctcctcgccggcgccgccgccttcctcctcttcaagTTCGCCACCGCCGTCGATG GGGACTTGACGCTCGTGTCGCGCGGCCCGCCGCGGCGGGAGAGAGTGGACGGCAAG GTCGTGTGGATCACTGGAGCGAGCCGTGGGATTG GGGAGGTTCTTGCAGTGCAGTTTGCCAGTTTAGGAGCAAAGCTGATACTATCTGCACGTAATAAGAACGAGCTTGAGAGAGTGAAACAAAACATCGTCA GCAAGAATCCAGATAGCAGAGTTGAAGTGTTACCCATGGATTTATCATGTGGTGAAGAATCTCTGAAAGAAGTTGTACATGCAGCAGAATCACTGTTTTCCAATGCAGGCATTGACTATATGATCCACAATGCAGCCTTTGAACGCCCA AAAAGAGGAGCTCTGGAAGAAACTGAGGAAGGCCTTAAG GCTACTTTTAATGTCAATGTCTTTGGAACTATTACTCTAACTCGCCTTCTTGTACCTTCCATGCTGGATAGAGGGATGGGCCATTTTGTTGTG ATGAGCAGTGCAGCCGGAAAGGTTCCTGCTCCTGGTCAGGCCCTTTACTCTGCCTCCAAACATGCTCTGAACGGATTCTTTGCTTCGCTGCGTTCTGAG TTATGTACCAAAGGCATTAAGGTCACTGTTGTCTGCCCTGGACCGATTGAAACACCACAATCTTCTGGTGTAGCCTCTTCGTCACAAAGACATTCCTCTGAG AAACGTGTTTCGGTGGAAAGATGTGCTGAACTGACGATTGTTGCGGCAACTCATGGACTGAAAGAAGCATGGATATCATATCAG CCTGTGCTGGCTGTTATGTACTTGGTGCAATACATGCCAACAATTGGTTACTGGCTTATGGACAAG ATTGGTGCAAAACGGCTGGACGCGGCCGCAAAGAAAGGCAACGCCTATAGTTGGAACCtcatttttggtggcaagaAGTCAGTGTGA
- the LOC133886903 gene encoding uncharacterized protein LOC133886903 isoform X1, protein MDDIDSRYEIPRTVAFLRGRAYTRVALQFPDEMLKDAAAVARALRRELGGGGVRVFVMADTAFNSCCVDEVGASYIDAQCVVHYGHACMSPTSNLPAFFVFGKAPLDVDACACSLLECSRKSNKRILVLYGLEYAYALDDLRRAVEESYKSHSSNPEVQYADVLCSVMSPSSSTKENECSQSNGTSCDGGLSVQSDVATFLNNRCNMERSSSTHKYSHGGVTWDISVEKMEDYLIFWIGQDNSAFANTVLTFNKCEIVRYDAIANQLATDVSHLMKILRRRYYLVEKAKDANIIGILVGTLGVAGYLHIIEQMKELIKATGKKSYTLVMGRPNSAKLANFPECEVFVYVSCAQTALLDSKEFLAPVITPFEAVLAFSRGREWTGEYLLDFKDLITSEKQEGASKTEEARFSFIKGGYLEDNCPQETEEQSETSLLLAEVTEKALSIQNQNNDAVLYQGGAMSSIDYLKARSYRGLTGEYEGPSPDSILVGRTGRAAGYSDEKSQSAE, encoded by the exons ATGGACGACATCGACTCCAGGTACGAGATCCCCCGAACCGTCGCGTTCCTCCGCGGTCGCGCCTACACCCGGGTCGCCCTCCAG TTCCCGGACGAGATGCTCaaggacgcggcggcggtggcgcgagCGCTGCGGCGGGAGCTCGGTGGTGGCGGGGTCAGGGTGTTCGTGATGGCCGACACGGCGTTCAATTCGTGCTGCGTCGACGAGGTGGGCGCGTCCTACATCGACGCCCAGTGCGTCGTACACTACGGCCACGCCTGCATGAGCCC AACATCAAATTTGCCAGCTTTCTTTGTATTTGGGAAGGCCCCATTGGATGTTGATGCCTGTGCCTGCTCATTGCTGGAGTGCTCAAGAAAAAGCAATAAACGCATTCTG GTTTTATATGGATTAGAGTATGCATATGCATTGGATGACCTTAGACGAGCAGTTGAGGAGTCATATAAATCACATTCCAGCAATCCTGAAGTCCAGTATGCAGACGTTCTGTGTTCAGTTATGAGCCCATCGAGTTCTACAAAAGAAAATGAATGTTCTCAATCGAATGGAACCTCTTGTGATGGTGGTTTGTCTGTACAAAGTGATGTGGCAACATTTCTTAATAATCGTTGTAACATGGAACGTTCCAGTTCCACACACAAGTACAGCCATGGTGGCGTTACATGGGATATTTCAGTTGAGAAAATGGAGGACTATTTGATATTTTGGATTGGACAAGATAACTCGGCATTTGCTAACACTGTACTTACATTCAATAAATGTGAAATAG ttaGATATGACGCAATAGCAAATCAACTGGCAACAGATGTCTCTCATCTGATGAAAATTCTTAGGCGCAG ATATTACCTCGTGGAGAAGGCAAAGGATGCAAATATTATTGGCATTTTGGTGGGAACTCTGGGTGTTG CTGGTTATCTTCATATAATTGAGCAAATGAAAGAACTGATCAAGGCCACTGGAAAGAAATCTTATACACTGGTCATGGGTCGGCCAAATTCTGCAAAACTTGCGAATTTTCCTGAG TGCGAAGTTTTTGTTTATgtttcttgtgctcaaactGCTCTGTTGGATAGCAAAGAATTTTTAGCTCCTGTCATTACACCATTCGAAGCTGTATTAGCTTTTAGCAG GGGAAGAGAATGGACTGGAGAATATCTTTTGGATTTTAAGGATTTGATCACTTCAGAGAAACAAGAAGGTGCAAGCAAAACAGAAGAAGCACGATTTTCCTTTATCAAAGGTGGTTATCTGGAAGATAACTGTCCTCAAG AAACTGAGGAACAGTCTGAAACATCACTCTTACTGGCTGAGGTAACAGAAAAGGCGCTAAGTATCCAAAACCAGAACAATGATGCGGTCCTTTACCAAGGAGGAGCAATGTCTTCAATTGATTACCTCAAGGCACGGTCGTACCGTGGTCTCACTGGAGAATACGAGGGTCCATCACCAGATTCAATCTTGGTAGGCAGGACGGGGAGGGCAGCTGGTTACAGTGATGAGAAATCGCAGAGTGCAGAATGA
- the LOC133886903 gene encoding uncharacterized protein LOC133886903 isoform X2 gives MLKDAAAVARALRRELGGGGVRVFVMADTAFNSCCVDEVGASYIDAQCVVHYGHACMSPTSNLPAFFVFGKAPLDVDACACSLLECSRKSNKRILVLYGLEYAYALDDLRRAVEESYKSHSSNPEVQYADVLCSVMSPSSSTKENECSQSNGTSCDGGLSVQSDVATFLNNRCNMERSSSTHKYSHGGVTWDISVEKMEDYLIFWIGQDNSAFANTVLTFNKCEIVRYDAIANQLATDVSHLMKILRRRYYLVEKAKDANIIGILVGTLGVAGYLHIIEQMKELIKATGKKSYTLVMGRPNSAKLANFPECEVFVYVSCAQTALLDSKEFLAPVITPFEAVLAFSRGREWTGEYLLDFKDLITSEKQEGASKTEEARFSFIKGGYLEDNCPQETEEQSETSLLLAEVTEKALSIQNQNNDAVLYQGGAMSSIDYLKARSYRGLTGEYEGPSPDSILVGRTGRAAGYSDEKSQSAE, from the exons ATGCTCaaggacgcggcggcggtggcgcgagCGCTGCGGCGGGAGCTCGGTGGTGGCGGGGTCAGGGTGTTCGTGATGGCCGACACGGCGTTCAATTCGTGCTGCGTCGACGAGGTGGGCGCGTCCTACATCGACGCCCAGTGCGTCGTACACTACGGCCACGCCTGCATGAGCCC AACATCAAATTTGCCAGCTTTCTTTGTATTTGGGAAGGCCCCATTGGATGTTGATGCCTGTGCCTGCTCATTGCTGGAGTGCTCAAGAAAAAGCAATAAACGCATTCTG GTTTTATATGGATTAGAGTATGCATATGCATTGGATGACCTTAGACGAGCAGTTGAGGAGTCATATAAATCACATTCCAGCAATCCTGAAGTCCAGTATGCAGACGTTCTGTGTTCAGTTATGAGCCCATCGAGTTCTACAAAAGAAAATGAATGTTCTCAATCGAATGGAACCTCTTGTGATGGTGGTTTGTCTGTACAAAGTGATGTGGCAACATTTCTTAATAATCGTTGTAACATGGAACGTTCCAGTTCCACACACAAGTACAGCCATGGTGGCGTTACATGGGATATTTCAGTTGAGAAAATGGAGGACTATTTGATATTTTGGATTGGACAAGATAACTCGGCATTTGCTAACACTGTACTTACATTCAATAAATGTGAAATAG ttaGATATGACGCAATAGCAAATCAACTGGCAACAGATGTCTCTCATCTGATGAAAATTCTTAGGCGCAG ATATTACCTCGTGGAGAAGGCAAAGGATGCAAATATTATTGGCATTTTGGTGGGAACTCTGGGTGTTG CTGGTTATCTTCATATAATTGAGCAAATGAAAGAACTGATCAAGGCCACTGGAAAGAAATCTTATACACTGGTCATGGGTCGGCCAAATTCTGCAAAACTTGCGAATTTTCCTGAG TGCGAAGTTTTTGTTTATgtttcttgtgctcaaactGCTCTGTTGGATAGCAAAGAATTTTTAGCTCCTGTCATTACACCATTCGAAGCTGTATTAGCTTTTAGCAG GGGAAGAGAATGGACTGGAGAATATCTTTTGGATTTTAAGGATTTGATCACTTCAGAGAAACAAGAAGGTGCAAGCAAAACAGAAGAAGCACGATTTTCCTTTATCAAAGGTGGTTATCTGGAAGATAACTGTCCTCAAG AAACTGAGGAACAGTCTGAAACATCACTCTTACTGGCTGAGGTAACAGAAAAGGCGCTAAGTATCCAAAACCAGAACAATGATGCGGTCCTTTACCAAGGAGGAGCAATGTCTTCAATTGATTACCTCAAGGCACGGTCGTACCGTGGTCTCACTGGAGAATACGAGGGTCCATCACCAGATTCAATCTTGGTAGGCAGGACGGGGAGGGCAGCTGGTTACAGTGATGAGAAATCGCAGAGTGCAGAATGA